A portion of the Lolium rigidum isolate FL_2022 chromosome 1, APGP_CSIRO_Lrig_0.1, whole genome shotgun sequence genome contains these proteins:
- the LOC124682467 gene encoding receptor-like protein kinase has protein sequence MGLVLWHWFLLLFTLVSSSWSLNSDALALLALSKNLILPSSISSSWNASDRTPCEWRGVLCDRNTNVFSLDLSSSGVSGSLGPEIGLLKYLVVLTLLNNSISGAIPPELGNCSIMLDQLDLSDNSLSGEIPESLGNLKKLSWLALYSNSLDGEIPEWLFKNQFLQDVYLHQNNLSGHIPSSVGQMTSLRSLWLHENGLSGVLPDSIGNCTKLEELYLLDNQLSGSLPKSLSLASGLKVLDATGNSLTGEIDFHFENCKLEIFILSFNNQLRGEIPSWLENCSSLTEFALVNNSFSGHIPASLGLLSNLTYLLLSQNSLSGAIPPEIGNCRSLLWLELDTNMLVGSVPKELANLRKLQKLFLFSNFLSGVIPADLGVNSRLLHIDFSNNSFTGGIPPYICSGKRLKVLHLGFNLLTGSIPSDVADCPSLERLMLQNNYLTGPIP, from the exons ATGGGTCTGGTTCTGTGGCATTGGTTTTTGCTCTTGTTCACTTTGGTATCATCGTCCTGGAGTTTAAATTCAGACGCTCTAGCTCTTCTTGCTCTGTCCAAAAATCTCATATTGCCGAGTTCCATAAGCTCTAGCTGGAATGCTTCTGATAGAACTCCATGTGAATGGCGTGGAGTTCTATGTGATAGAAATACTAATGTGTTCTCTCTTGACCTATCATCTTCTGGAGTTTCTGGTTCACTGGGACCTGAAATAGGACTATTAAAGTACCTAGTAGTCCTCACTTTGCTAAATAACAGCATATCAGGTGCAATCCCTCCAGAATTGGGCAATTGTAGCAT CATGCTTGATCAATTGGATCTTTCTGACAACTCTCTTTCTGGCGAAATACCAGAATCCCTCGGCAACCTAAAGAAACTGTCATGGCTCGCCTTGTACAGTAACTCCCTCGATGGGGAAATACCTGAATGGTTGTTCAAGAATCAGTTTCTGCAGGACGTGTACCTCCATCAGAATAATCTCAGCGGTCATATCCCTTCGTCAGTTGGTCAAATGACAAGTCTTAGAAGCTTATGGTTGCATGAAAATGGATTATCTGGAGTTCTGCCAGATTCAATTGGAAACTGCACCAAGTTGGAGGAGCTCTATCTACTAGATAATCAGTTGAGCGGGAGtcttccaaaatccttgagccttgCTAGTGGACTGAAGGTTCTAGATGCCACTGGAAATAGCTTAACTGGagagattgattttcattttgaGAACTGTAAGTTGGAGATATTCATATTGTCGTTTAATAATCAGCTAAGGGGCGAAATTCCATCATGGCTAGAGAATTGTAGTAGCTTGACTGAATTTGCACTTGTCAACAATAGTTTCTCCGGCCACATTCCAGCTTCTCTCGGCTTACTGAGCAACCTCACCTATCTCTTGCTTTCACAGAACTCTTTGTCTGGCGCGATTCCTCCTGAGATTGGTAACTGTCGGTCGCTGCTGTGGCTAGAGTTGGATACAAACATGCTGGTCGGTAGTGTTCCTAAAGAGCTGGCTAATCTGAGAAAATTGCAGAAACTTTTTCTGTTCAGTAATTTCTTATCTGGAGTCATACCAGCGGATTTGGGTGTGAATAGCCGTTTACTCCACATTGATTTCAGCAACAACAGTTTTACAGGTGGAATACCACCATACATTTGTTCAGGTAAAAGACTGAAAGTGTTGCACCTGGGTTTTAATCTTCTCACTGGTAGCATCCCATCCGATGTTGCGGACTGCCCAAGTTTGGAACGACTTATGCTCCAAAACAATTATCTTACTGGGCCCATTCCATGA